One genomic region from Chthonomonas calidirosea T49 encodes:
- a CDS encoding flagellar hook assembly protein FlgD has translation MAISPTTNSSTTNSVATQIGAAVQQVQNNQQVSEQDFLQMLTTQLSNQDPTQPVDENQMLAQLAQFSTVEGVNNLLNSQTQQQAISLLGHTVQALVSTNNSPQMVSGKVVGVSWNGSKVSLTLDNNTSVTLDEITQVS, from the coding sequence ATGGCTATTAGCCCAACAACCAATAGTAGCACGACCAACAGCGTCGCAACTCAAATCGGCGCTGCCGTGCAACAGGTTCAGAACAACCAGCAGGTTAGCGAGCAGGACTTTCTGCAAATGCTTACGACCCAGCTGTCCAACCAGGACCCGACACAGCCAGTGGATGAGAACCAGATGCTAGCTCAGCTTGCCCAGTTCTCAACCGTGGAGGGTGTTAACAATCTGTTGAACTCGCAAACACAGCAGCAGGCGATCAGTCTGCTTGGGCACACGGTTCAGGCTTTAGTAAGTACCAACAATAGCCCGCAGATGGTTAGCGGCAAGGTGGTTGGTGTAAGCTGGAACGGCAGTAAGGTCTCACTGACGTTAGATAACAACACATCGGTAACACTCGATGAGATAACACAGGTCTCTTGA
- a CDS encoding TIGR02530 family flagellar biosynthesis protein: MSEPIRVLPVGQGVGAPDRPQESATKQRTSQQPSFADLLRAQQGIAPLEPTRSSGAPEVPGLRFSAHAQTRMHSRQITLEAQHVERLQNAVQRAEGKGARDALILMDNMAMVVSIKNRTVVTVVDRDHLKENVFTNIDSAVIA, from the coding sequence ATGTCTGAACCCATTCGCGTTCTGCCCGTAGGACAGGGAGTTGGTGCTCCCGACAGACCTCAGGAGAGTGCTACCAAACAGAGGACGTCGCAGCAACCCTCCTTTGCCGATCTTCTTCGCGCGCAACAGGGGATCGCACCGCTTGAGCCCACGCGTTCCAGCGGAGCACCTGAAGTGCCTGGATTGCGTTTTTCGGCTCACGCCCAGACCCGGATGCATTCGCGGCAGATCACTTTGGAAGCTCAGCATGTGGAACGGTTGCAAAATGCGGTGCAGCGCGCAGAGGGAAAGGGAGCACGTGATGCGCTTATTCTCATGGACAATATGGCCATGGTAGTAAGCATTAAAAATCGCACGGTGGTCACCGTGGTGGACCGCGATCACCTCAAGGAGAACGTGTTCACCAATATAGATAGTGCGGTTATCGCTTAG
- a CDS encoding flagellar hook protein FlgE: protein MLQAMFSGVSGLQVHQTDLDVIGNNIANINTVGYKAGRVTFEDQLSQTIRDAASPGANVGGQNPAQVGLGVMLGSVDTLQTQGNLETTGKNTDLAIQGSGYFLVGDGSTVYYTRDGSFDLDSAGELVNPANGVKLLGYQADANGKVDTTQPITANSVIKIPVGTLTAVKQTTEATFQGNLDASSSLQSTTAKLTGNLDVSQTPPAINTTIYDSLGNAHTLQVAFSNPVFNPTGAGVPAGATQSWKVALTLDGATTNATIYAVGGKFVFANSSGAVLGSSQVLNVIGSGGAPNFPITVDFSGLTDSSNVSASANGQNTPTKITSTLMSLSGNMNLDNPPAPITTTVYDSAGNAYQIQTTFLNPTYNPTGPNVPTGATAAYDVQIKNLTTGTTLYDSTVAGNNESKAYYIPGQGFVLANTTTGAVLGNTIQLSSAPGTYGPNNTGAQVVAGMPLTVDLSKLSTTNTTGAADGRTGSQPSWSTAVQVYDSLGMSHLITFNFTRALVGSGAPSNAAARWEWTATENGQVISSSTSAGNQALFFDSSGNLIDTNNQTINITPTNGAAPFSVSINFSNLTQIAGNSSVAATSQDGAPMGVLQSFSIAQDGTITGVFSNGQTRVLGQIATAIFSNPGGLTKQGQNLYSASSNSGLAQVGMPNQGGRGQINVGFLEMSNVDLSTEFTNLIIAERGFQANTRIVTTVDNLLQDVINLKQGG from the coding sequence ATGCTTCAAGCTATGTTTTCAGGCGTAAGCGGACTTCAAGTCCACCAAACCGATCTTGACGTCATCGGCAACAACATCGCCAACATCAACACGGTAGGTTACAAGGCCGGTCGCGTCACCTTTGAGGATCAGCTCTCTCAAACCATTCGTGATGCAGCCAGTCCAGGAGCCAATGTAGGCGGCCAAAATCCCGCCCAAGTGGGACTCGGTGTCATGCTGGGCTCGGTAGACACGTTACAGACACAAGGAAATCTTGAAACAACAGGGAAGAACACCGATCTCGCCATTCAAGGTTCAGGCTACTTTCTCGTCGGAGATGGAAGCACCGTCTACTACACACGAGACGGTTCGTTCGACCTCGATAGCGCCGGCGAATTGGTGAACCCGGCGAACGGAGTGAAGTTATTAGGGTATCAGGCCGATGCGAACGGCAAAGTAGATACCACCCAACCCATCACCGCAAACAGCGTTATCAAGATACCGGTAGGCACACTTACCGCTGTGAAACAGACGACGGAGGCTACCTTCCAGGGAAATCTGGACGCTTCCTCTTCGCTGCAGTCCACGACAGCTAAGCTCACAGGGAATTTAGACGTCTCTCAAACGCCCCCTGCCATCAACACCACCATCTACGACTCACTGGGCAATGCTCACACCCTGCAGGTTGCCTTCTCCAATCCCGTGTTCAACCCGACCGGAGCCGGAGTCCCCGCAGGGGCCACACAGTCCTGGAAGGTAGCTCTGACTTTGGATGGGGCTACGACCAACGCGACGATCTATGCCGTTGGAGGCAAGTTCGTTTTCGCCAATAGCTCTGGGGCGGTTCTAGGTTCCTCCCAAGTACTTAACGTTATCGGTAGTGGAGGAGCGCCCAACTTCCCGATCACGGTGGATTTCAGCGGTCTTACCGATTCCTCTAACGTATCGGCCAGTGCGAACGGTCAGAATACCCCAACCAAGATCACCTCGACCCTCATGAGCCTTTCTGGCAATATGAATCTGGATAACCCACCGGCACCTATCACGACCACGGTTTACGATTCGGCGGGCAACGCCTACCAGATTCAGACAACTTTTCTGAACCCTACCTACAACCCCACCGGTCCGAATGTACCCACCGGAGCGACGGCGGCCTATGATGTGCAGATCAAAAACCTGACGACGGGCACCACGCTCTATGATAGTACGGTGGCAGGTAACAACGAATCGAAAGCCTACTATATCCCTGGCCAGGGCTTTGTGCTGGCCAACACCACGACCGGAGCTGTTTTAGGCAACACCATCCAGTTAAGCAGCGCGCCCGGAACCTACGGGCCCAACAACACGGGAGCCCAAGTGGTGGCTGGTATGCCGCTTACCGTGGATCTCAGCAAGCTCTCTACAACGAACACCACCGGAGCTGCAGATGGCCGCACCGGTAGTCAGCCGTCTTGGTCAACGGCTGTGCAGGTCTACGATAGCTTGGGGATGAGCCACCTCATCACGTTCAACTTTACGCGAGCGCTCGTTGGTTCCGGTGCCCCGTCAAACGCTGCGGCACGGTGGGAGTGGACAGCCACGGAGAACGGGCAGGTCATCTCGAGCAGCACCAGCGCTGGCAATCAGGCGCTCTTTTTCGACTCCTCTGGCAACCTGATTGATACAAATAACCAAACGATCAATATCACGCCGACCAACGGAGCCGCACCATTTAGTGTAAGCATCAACTTCAGTAATCTTACCCAGATCGCCGGTAACTCCAGCGTGGCGGCCACCTCTCAGGATGGGGCGCCAATGGGAGTGCTTCAAAGCTTCTCCATTGCACAGGACGGCACCATTACCGGAGTCTTCTCCAACGGACAGACGCGCGTTTTGGGGCAGATTGCAACCGCCATCTTCTCGAACCCAGGCGGTCTGACGAAACAGGGACAAAACCTCTACTCGGCCTCCAGCAACTCTGGCTTGGCGCAAGTAGGGATGCCCAACCAGGGCGGGCGGGGTCAGATCAACGTGGGCTTCTTAGAGATGTCCAACGTAGACCTCTCCACAGAGTTCACGAACCTGATCATCGCGGAGAGGGGCTTCCAAGCCAACACGCGCATCGTCACCACCGTAGATAACCTGCTTCAGGATGTTATCAACCTGAAACAGGGCGGCTAG
- a CDS encoding flagellar FlbD family protein — translation MIQVTRFNHTELYINADLIEFVESTPDTVISMVSGRKVLVLETPEEVRRKILAYRQEVGPLLLRAGIVQPETEQEEKDETVISPR, via the coding sequence ATGATACAAGTGACCCGTTTTAACCATACCGAACTCTACATCAATGCCGACCTCATCGAGTTCGTTGAAAGCACACCCGATACCGTTATCTCGATGGTAAGCGGGCGTAAGGTGCTCGTTTTAGAAACGCCAGAGGAGGTACGTCGCAAAATTCTTGCCTATCGGCAGGAGGTTGGACCGCTGCTTCTGCGCGCAGGGATCGTCCAGCCGGAAACCGAGCAGGAGGAGAAAGACGAAACCGTGATTTCGCCTCGCTAA
- a CDS encoding flagellar motor protein, producing the protein MDLATVIGLVLAWGALLGALLMEGGELRVMINLPAALLVFGGTIGAAVISFRMNQLMEVPSILSIAFREKTLELPDVIRQLVRLAEKARRDGLLSLEEESRRLHDPFLKRGLRLAIDGTDPELLRGVLETEIQLLQARHRSGESIFITLGGFAPTLGIIGTVMGLIHMLANLSDPGKMGPLIAGAFIATLYGVSSANLIFLPIANKLRTRSSEEALAREVMLEGILSIQAGDNPRLVEEKLKAYLAPRLRGQGALAGARR; encoded by the coding sequence ATGGACCTTGCAACCGTTATCGGACTCGTTTTAGCATGGGGGGCGTTGTTAGGCGCTCTGCTCATGGAGGGGGGCGAGCTAAGGGTGATGATCAATCTCCCCGCCGCGCTGCTGGTTTTTGGTGGGACCATTGGAGCCGCCGTGATCAGTTTTCGAATGAATCAGCTCATGGAAGTGCCAAGCATTCTTTCCATCGCGTTTCGAGAGAAAACGCTGGAGCTACCGGACGTTATTCGGCAGTTGGTGCGTTTGGCCGAGAAGGCGCGCCGCGATGGTCTGCTTTCACTGGAGGAGGAGAGCCGGCGCCTTCATGACCCGTTCCTAAAACGCGGCCTACGCCTCGCCATTGATGGTACGGACCCCGAGCTTCTTCGAGGGGTTTTGGAGACGGAGATACAGCTTTTGCAGGCACGCCATCGTTCTGGCGAGTCGATCTTCATTACCCTTGGCGGCTTTGCTCCTACATTAGGGATCATCGGTACCGTTATGGGGCTTATTCACATGTTGGCCAACCTCAGCGACCCGGGAAAGATGGGGCCGCTTATTGCGGGCGCTTTCATCGCCACACTCTATGGTGTTTCCAGCGCCAATTTAATCTTTTTGCCAATCGCCAACAAGTTGCGTACCCGTTCATCGGAGGAGGCGCTTGCGCGAGAGGTGATGCTAGAAGGCATTCTTTCTATTCAGGCGGGCGATAATCCGCGTCTTGTTGAGGAGAAACTAAAAGCCTACTTGGCCCCACGGCTTCGCGGTCAGGGTGCCCTTGCAGGAGCACGACGATGA
- a CDS encoding flagellar motor protein MotB gives MNRTWLRGRGQPEHRENLERWLLTYADMITLLMAFFLMLYSMSVMSRGKFQQMAISVRQGFDGDKAAKGVGIGTDLAAERTYQQYMQSLQKLRQYVEQHHLEGAIHMSNDRRGIVISVLTDGLLFKSGQATLQPQSLPLLHQIAGLLRVLPNDVVVEGHTDDRPIHTLQFASNWELSAARAGAVVRDLISQEGLPIRRFSAAGYADTRPLYPNDTPQHRARNRRVEIVLLRTQQEAEAEMQRQQEIARITDDNSKVSTAPSNGLPIQPAAPSRAADTGAVPSENSNVETTNQDEGRIAEP, from the coding sequence ATGAATCGCACCTGGTTGCGAGGCCGAGGGCAACCCGAACATCGAGAAAATTTAGAGCGATGGCTGCTTACTTATGCCGACATGATCACCCTGCTGATGGCTTTCTTCCTTATGCTCTATTCAATGTCGGTGATGAGCCGAGGCAAGTTTCAGCAGATGGCGATCTCTGTACGACAGGGGTTCGACGGCGATAAGGCGGCAAAAGGGGTCGGTATCGGCACCGATTTAGCTGCAGAGAGAACCTACCAGCAGTACATGCAGTCCTTGCAAAAATTACGGCAGTATGTGGAACAACATCATTTGGAGGGAGCCATCCATATGAGCAACGACCGTCGTGGCATCGTGATCAGCGTGCTTACCGACGGTTTGCTCTTCAAAAGCGGGCAGGCCACCTTGCAGCCTCAGAGCCTGCCGCTGCTACACCAGATCGCGGGGCTGTTACGGGTGCTGCCAAACGATGTGGTGGTTGAAGGCCATACCGACGATCGGCCCATTCATACCCTGCAGTTTGCCTCGAACTGGGAGCTTTCTGCCGCGCGGGCTGGGGCGGTGGTGCGCGATCTGATCTCGCAGGAGGGATTGCCCATACGGCGGTTCTCGGCTGCCGGCTATGCCGATACGCGCCCTCTCTATCCTAACGATACGCCCCAGCATCGAGCGCGCAACCGGCGGGTGGAGATCGTGCTGTTGCGCACGCAGCAAGAGGCGGAAGCCGAAATGCAGCGTCAACAAGAGATCGCCCGCATTACGGACGACAACAGTAAGGTCTCTACTGCTCCCTCTAATGGGCTTCCGATCCAGCCTGCGGCCCCGTCGCGCGCGGCGGATACGGGAGCGGTTCCTTCCGAGAATAGTAATGTGGAGACAACGAATCAGGACGAGGGCCGTATAGCGGAGCCTTAA
- a CDS encoding flagellar basal body-associated FliL family protein, whose protein sequence is MVAKPEMRQQAVEQVEEAPKKRSKRPLLLFGGLVAVLVVALLVFHMMGGKKGAAKNETKKELKVSYYLPLDDFLVNLSGSDDHYLKAGITLGMTQNISQDEAKDKTAPIRDAIITVLSHKTLADVSKEGAKEALKKEIQEKVNEALSGQDVAAVYFTSFATQ, encoded by the coding sequence ATGGTAGCGAAACCAGAAATGCGTCAACAAGCGGTTGAACAGGTAGAGGAGGCGCCAAAAAAGAGATCGAAGCGTCCTCTTTTGCTGTTCGGTGGATTGGTAGCCGTGTTGGTGGTTGCCCTGCTGGTCTTTCATATGATGGGTGGCAAGAAAGGTGCAGCAAAGAATGAGACCAAAAAAGAGTTGAAGGTCTCCTACTATCTGCCGCTAGATGACTTTTTGGTGAACCTTAGTGGAAGTGATGACCACTATCTGAAAGCGGGCATCACACTCGGCATGACCCAAAACATTTCGCAAGACGAGGCCAAGGACAAAACCGCCCCCATTCGGGATGCCATTATCACAGTTCTCAGCCACAAAACGCTGGCCGATGTTTCAAAGGAGGGGGCAAAAGAGGCCCTCAAGAAGGAGATTCAGGAAAAAGTGAACGAGGCTTTAAGTGGGCAAGATGTAGCGGCTGTCTATTTCACTTCGTTCGCCACCCAGTAG
- the greA gene encoding transcription elongation factor GreA — protein MPKDEVILTVESKKKLEEELHRLRTVERARIAEAIRKARSYGDLSENFEYQAARREQAILNGKIAEIEAMLERAKVIEVEEKGWIDVGSKVTLVDASGKQIEYVIVDANSADPLNRRISYDSPIGQALLKRKAGEQVEVRLPNGRTVVYMIEDVSYS, from the coding sequence ATGCCTAAAGACGAGGTCATTCTAACCGTAGAGAGCAAAAAAAAGCTTGAGGAAGAGCTTCATCGTCTACGCACCGTGGAACGAGCGCGCATTGCTGAGGCCATACGTAAAGCACGCTCCTACGGCGATCTCTCAGAAAATTTCGAGTATCAAGCGGCACGCAGAGAACAGGCCATTCTCAACGGCAAGATCGCCGAGATTGAGGCGATGTTGGAGCGGGCAAAAGTGATAGAAGTCGAGGAAAAAGGATGGATAGACGTTGGCTCTAAGGTGACACTCGTAGACGCGAGCGGCAAGCAGATTGAGTACGTGATTGTAGATGCAAACTCGGCCGATCCGCTCAATCGTCGTATCTCCTACGACTCCCCCATTGGTCAAGCGCTACTTAAACGCAAGGCCGGAGAACAGGTAGAGGTTCGCCTGCCGAACGGGCGCACTGTTGTCTACATGATTGAAGATGTCAGTTATTCCTAA
- a CDS encoding SHOCT-like domain-containing protein, whose protein sequence is MPETEKERILRLIAEGVLTPEEGARMIEALQRAQQAQPAASSTPEPSREKPKTNERQNFQKVEIPRPDGTHETIEVPPALVPAVMKVIGAYMKESARSAARDAWGGFRVMASRSLNEMKSNLRSRFSGSPNKAASLNTPSPEEIQRREERLRLLQMVESGRLKAEEAERIFEQLDALHQEKRGVSSGQTH, encoded by the coding sequence ATGCCTGAGACGGAGAAAGAGCGCATTCTACGGCTTATTGCCGAGGGGGTGCTCACGCCCGAGGAGGGCGCCCGTATGATCGAGGCCCTCCAGCGGGCGCAGCAGGCACAACCAGCGGCATCAAGCACGCCCGAGCCTTCTAGAGAAAAGCCAAAAACCAATGAGCGCCAAAACTTTCAGAAAGTGGAGATACCTCGCCCCGATGGGACGCACGAAACGATAGAGGTGCCACCAGCCTTGGTGCCGGCCGTTATGAAGGTGATCGGAGCCTACATGAAAGAATCGGCCAGAAGCGCCGCAAGAGATGCCTGGGGCGGCTTTAGGGTGATGGCAAGTCGCAGTTTAAACGAAATGAAGTCTAACCTGCGCTCTCGCTTCAGCGGTTCACCTAACAAGGCCGCGTCGCTCAACACGCCCTCTCCAGAAGAGATTCAGAGGAGGGAAGAGCGACTACGCCTTTTACAGATGGTGGAATCGGGCCGATTGAAGGCGGAAGAGGCCGAGCGCATCTTTGAGCAACTCGATGCGCTCCATCAAGAAAAACGTGGTGTTTCGTCTGGCCAAACACACTAG
- a CDS encoding DUF4097 family beta strand repeat-containing protein — protein sequence MDENVMRVLELLQEGKITAQEAEMLIAALRGGSKTATSSETSKESQTKSEQKAEEKQTSSAHSPFAGLSDLGERISKAISKVDVDKIVERVQEQLRLATKSGGRFSSTFVARMRTWTKLGTLRPENESNLPERTETQQQEFYLASGANVSVDNPLGDVKITGVADAPAKVVVKSTVWAPNEIEIKNRLERIETEISGTDSRLEIRIEAPEDFDQGTVDLEITVPRALGMTHVKTRFGKVEIAHVDGTVEVVTDSGSVSLEDIGGNVRVQTNSDSIHLKQIRGTASAATKSGNIEASDIARGLVANTASGDIRAKAIEGERLECKSVSGDVRVEEVGTKSPMEIVCESISGQVYLSNVHGQITLKIVSGNIFANVGRTERFQAQSVSGDISVDFQTPFSGALQASTVSGDVDIGLPPESHLRVTLGTISGTLRCEHDAREVTATGTLWTGTLGEGTGTLNVQTTSGDVHITRVQHTSPV from the coding sequence ATGGATGAGAATGTCATGCGGGTTCTAGAGCTTCTGCAGGAGGGCAAAATTACGGCACAAGAGGCCGAAATGCTGATCGCCGCCTTGCGCGGCGGCAGCAAAACAGCCACCTCCTCGGAGACCTCCAAAGAATCCCAAACAAAAAGCGAGCAGAAAGCCGAAGAGAAGCAAACGAGCTCCGCTCACTCTCCTTTCGCCGGCCTTAGCGACCTCGGCGAGCGCATCTCGAAAGCGATCAGCAAAGTGGATGTAGATAAGATCGTCGAGCGCGTTCAGGAGCAGCTGCGTTTGGCCACAAAAAGCGGCGGCCGTTTCTCCTCCACGTTCGTCGCACGCATGCGCACCTGGACGAAACTAGGGACACTGCGGCCGGAGAACGAGAGCAATCTGCCAGAACGCACAGAAACACAGCAACAGGAGTTCTACTTGGCATCCGGGGCGAATGTGTCTGTTGACAACCCTCTTGGCGATGTGAAGATCACAGGTGTTGCGGATGCGCCCGCAAAGGTGGTGGTGAAAAGCACGGTTTGGGCCCCCAACGAAATCGAGATCAAAAATCGGCTAGAGCGCATCGAGACGGAGATCAGCGGCACCGACTCTCGCCTCGAAATACGCATAGAAGCCCCTGAGGACTTCGATCAGGGCACAGTGGACCTTGAAATCACCGTTCCGCGTGCGCTGGGGATGACCCATGTGAAAACGCGTTTTGGTAAAGTGGAGATAGCGCACGTGGATGGGACCGTTGAGGTTGTCACAGACTCCGGCTCTGTATCCCTCGAAGACATCGGAGGCAACGTGCGCGTACAAACCAACTCGGACTCCATTCACCTCAAACAGATTCGTGGTACGGCCTCGGCGGCCACGAAGAGCGGTAATATTGAGGCCTCCGATATCGCGCGCGGCCTCGTGGCCAACACGGCAAGCGGTGATATACGCGCGAAAGCCATTGAAGGCGAACGGCTTGAATGCAAGTCGGTCTCTGGCGATGTGCGTGTGGAAGAGGTGGGCACGAAAAGCCCGATGGAGATCGTCTGTGAATCGATTAGCGGCCAGGTTTACCTCAGCAACGTTCACGGACAGATAACCCTTAAGATCGTCTCTGGCAACATCTTCGCAAACGTGGGTCGCACCGAGAGATTTCAAGCGCAGTCGGTAAGCGGCGATATTTCGGTGGATTTTCAAACACCGTTCTCCGGAGCGCTTCAGGCCAGCACCGTTTCCGGCGATGTGGACATCGGCCTACCCCCAGAGAGCCATCTGCGCGTCACTTTAGGAACCATCTCCGGAACCCTCCGTTGCGAACATGATGCTCGTGAGGTAACTGCCACCGGAACCCTCTGGACAGGAACCCTTGGCGAGGGCACCGGGACCCTCAACGTCCAAACCACGTCGGGCGATGTGCACATCACCCGCGTTCAGCACACAAGCCCAGTATAG
- a CDS encoding DUF2089 domain-containing protein — MASLLTRCPVCGNSLHVAELHCPQCQTSVRGTFDSCRFCRLAEEHLRFIETFLRCEGNLSRVERELGISYPTVRNRLQSALVALGLQGRDSVSEDSSSTASVRAQRLEILEALANGEIDAAEAAEALRQLI; from the coding sequence ATGGCGAGTCTGCTTACTCGTTGCCCTGTTTGTGGCAACAGCTTACACGTAGCTGAGCTGCACTGCCCTCAGTGTCAAACCAGTGTGCGGGGAACGTTCGACAGCTGCCGGTTCTGCCGGCTTGCCGAAGAGCATTTGCGCTTCATTGAAACCTTCCTGCGCTGTGAGGGCAACTTAAGCCGCGTAGAGCGGGAGTTGGGTATCTCCTACCCCACAGTGCGCAATCGTCTTCAGAGTGCCCTCGTCGCGTTAGGGCTTCAGGGAAGAGATTCCGTTTCAGAAGACTCGTCCTCCACGGCGAGCGTTCGTGCACAGCGCCTTGAGATACTCGAGGCTTTAGCAAACGGTGAGATAGACGCCGCAGAGGCGGCAGAAGCGTTACGCCAACTCATTTAG
- a CDS encoding DUF3108 domain-containing protein, with protein sequence MEERPLLFRGGSNSGGSGSGGVTPATHLRSPRSGDTYNYTLSGKLWGVGTNVSYSFTDSLVAGYSQTNYSGVNVLIANYAYNLNLSNGQSIAVNLQFIDSSDASGNVINLAEIQNGALATYNLPIIDLPATWSNTLSLDQQTTTSSGVSEVFIFSVVGAENVSTPIGTFACWKVNSSENTSTSTNTNGTLWYAPEMGAAPIKMSATVTLVGSDGNTYTMTLNGVLSSTNVPIS encoded by the coding sequence GTGGAGGAGCGGCCCCTTCTATTCCGTGGTGGGTCCAATTCGGGAGGTTCCGGTTCCGGAGGAGTCACTCCCGCCACACACCTTCGATCGCCTAGGTCTGGAGATACCTACAACTACACGTTGTCCGGAAAGCTGTGGGGCGTCGGAACGAATGTAAGCTATAGCTTCACGGACAGTTTGGTTGCGGGGTATAGCCAAACCAACTACAGTGGTGTAAATGTGCTGATAGCCAATTACGCGTATAATTTGAACCTGAGCAATGGCCAAAGCATTGCCGTCAATCTTCAGTTCATCGACAGCAGCGATGCAAGTGGGAACGTCATCAATTTAGCCGAAATTCAAAACGGAGCCCTGGCGACCTACAACCTACCTATCATCGATCTGCCGGCTACATGGAGCAATACGCTCTCACTCGATCAGCAAACGACCACCAGTTCCGGCGTATCCGAAGTATTTATCTTTAGCGTTGTCGGCGCCGAGAACGTGTCCACCCCGATAGGCACCTTCGCCTGTTGGAAGGTCAACTCTAGTGAGAACACTAGCACATCCACCAACACGAATGGAACGCTCTGGTACGCACCTGAAATGGGAGCTGCGCCCATTAAAATGTCTGCAACGGTTACTCTCGTCGGCAGCGATGGAAATACGTACACGATGACGCTGAACGGGGTGCTCAGCTCTACCAATGTACCCATCTCCTAA